The following coding sequences lie in one Drosophila sulfurigaster albostrigata strain 15112-1811.04 chromosome 2R, ASM2355843v2, whole genome shotgun sequence genomic window:
- the LOC133838853 gene encoding mitogen-activated protein kinase kinase kinase 7-like, which produces MDDLVTVNFNEIQSDEELGRGSYGVVQKASWKTELEVRQIAVKIIEDKQTENINFEKDIHRKIQNLLKCIHPNIITLYGVSKNTKNNICLLFEYADCGSLYDLLHRKNFEVSFNGNLDWML; this is translated from the exons ATGGACGATTTAGTTACTgtaaatttcaatgaaatacAATCGGATGAAGAG CTTGGAAGAGGTAGCTATGGTGTTGTCCAAAAAGCATCGTGGAAAACTGAGTTAGAAGTGAGACAAATTGCtgtgaaaataattgaagataAACAAACCGAGAATATTAATTTCGAAAAAGATATTCACCGAAAAATCCAGAATCTACTAAAATGTATCCATCCCAATATCATAACGTTGTATGGAGTCTCTAAAAACACCAAGAATAACATTTGTTTACTGTTTGAATATGCGGATTGCGGATCTCTCTACGATTTACTGCATCGCAAGAACTTTGAAGTTTCATTCAACGGGAATCTTGATTGGATGCTATAA